The genomic stretch CGATGCCGCGGCCGGCGGGGCGGAGCGTCCGACTGCCACGACCACGATCACGGTGGAGCCCGGGGAGACGATGTGGGGGATCGCCACCCAGCTCACCCCTGGCGCCGACCCGCGGGCGACCGTCGACGAGATCGCCCGGCTGAACGACCTGTCCCGCGCCGGAGACCTGCGCGCCGGCCAGCGGCTGATCGTCCCCGTTCAGGCCCGCTGACCCGCCTTCGGCCAGTCTGTCCAGGTCCCTTCCGCCGGCCTGTCCGACTGCGTACGTGCACGGTTGCGCTGCCGCCCGGGTGTCTGCCCGTCCCGCGGCTTGTTCGCCCATCCCCCGACCTGCCTCCGACCTGCCTCTCGCGGACCTGTGCCTCTCGCCGACCTGTGCCTCTCGCCGGCCGCCGGTGCAGGCGTGGGCGCCGTGTGCCGGCATGTCCCGTGCGCTTCCGTGCCCCCACCGGCGGAGGAACAGGTCGCCCATTCGCGACATCTCCGGGCCGACACGCCGAGCCGGAAACTTGCTTTCGAATCGCCCCGCGAGCCTGACCTGCAAGGACGCCGACACGTGTGCGCGGCGACACGCAGGGCGCCTTGCGTGCCCGGCGGGACCGACGTAGCGTACCCCTAGATGTGGTAGTTACAGACCTGTAAGTCATCCACAGGTTGTGATTCGCAAGGCACAGGTTCTCCCCAGGTCATCCACAGGTTCGTCCCCAGGGGAGAGGGTGCCGGCGGGTGTCGGACGGAGATCGGCCGGGCGTCGCGCCCGCCGGCGGCGAGGGGAGTCACGAGGCGATGCACTGCCCGTTCTGCCGGCATCCTGACAGTCGGGTGGTCGACAGCCGCACCGCCGACGACGGCGCGGCCATCCGGCGCCGGCGCCAGTGCCTGGACTGCGAGCGCCGGTTCACCACGGTCGAGCAGGTCACGCTCGCGGTGGTCAAACGCAGCGGCGTCACCGAGCCGTTCAGCCGCGAGAAGGTCATCACCGGGGTCCGCAAGGCGTGCAAGGGCCGCCCGGTCACCGAGGACTCTCTCGCGCAGTTGGCCCAGCGGGTGGAGGAGGCGATCCGGTCCACCGGTTCGGCGGAGATCCCCTCGCACGAGGTGGGGCTCGCCATTCTCGGTCCGCTCCGAGAGCTGGACGAGGTGGCCTACATGCGCTTCGCCAGCGTCTACCGCAGCTTCGACACCCTGGCCGACTTCGAGGCCGAGATCGCGGTGCTGCGTGCCGAACACGACGAGACGGTGCCCGAGCCACGGCCGGGGCACCAACCCACCCGGCCCTAGACGAGCGGCCCCGGACGAGCGGCCCCGGACGCACCCGGCGCGGACACGCCGGCCGCCCACGACGACGGAACACGAAGAAAGTCCACGAGAAGTCCACGACCTGCCCGGGGCGGACGAGGGGAAGCGTCCCGCCCGGACCACGAGGCTGATCAGGGCAGACGATCAGCAGGACAAGGAGAACCAGCATGACGGAGACGGTCAGCGGTCCCAGCACTCGCGGGGGCGCGAAAGGGCGCTCGGCGAAGGGACTGAAGGTCAACCGGATCTTCACCACCCCCGGCACCCATCCGTACGACGAGGTGACCTGGGAGCGCCGGGACGTCGTTCAGCAGAACTGGAAGACCGGCGAGACCGTCTTCGAACAGCGCGGTGTCGAATACCCCGACTTCTGGTCGGTCAACGCGTCCACCATCGTCACCACGAAGTACTTCCGTGGCGCCGTCGGCACCCCCGAGCGCGAGTGGACCCTGAAGCAGCTCATCGACCGGGTGGTGAAGACCTACCGCGCGGCCGGTGAGGAGCACGGCTACTTCGCCACTCCGGCCGACGCCGAGGTGTTCGAGCACGAGCTGGTCTGGATGCTGCTGCACCAGTACTTCAGCTTCAACAGCCCGGTGTGGTTCAACGTCGGAACGCCCTCGCCCCAGCAGGTCTCGGCGTGCTTCATCCTCGCCGTCGACGACTCGATGGACTCCATCCTGAACTGGTACAAGGAGGAGGGGCTGATCTTCAAGGGCGGCTCCGGCGCGGGGGTCAACCTCTCCCGCATCCGGGCCAGCCGGGAGCTGCTCTCCTCCGGTGGCACCGCCTCCGGCCCGGTGTCGTTCATGCGCGGCGCCGACGCCTCCGCCGGGACGATCAAGTCCGGCGGTGCCACCCGCCGGGCGGCGAAGATGGTCATCCTCGACGTCGACCACCCCGACGTGGAGGAGTTCATCGAGACCAAGGCGCGCGAGGAGGACAAGATCCGTGCGCTGCGCGACGCCGGGTTCGACATGGACCTCGGCGGCGCCGACATCCACTCCGTGCAGTACCAGAACGCCAACAACTCGGTCCGGGTCTCCGACGAGTTCATGCGTGCGGTGGAGGGCGGCACGTCGTTCGGCCTGCGCTCCCGGCAGACCGGCGAGGTGCTCGAGGACGTCGACGCCAAGGAGCTGTTCCGCCGGATCGCCGAGGCGGCGTGGGGCTGCGCCGACCCGGGTCTGCAGTACGACGACACCATCAACGACTGGCACACCTGCCCCGAGACCGGGCGGATCACCGCGTCCAACCCGTGCTCGGAGTACATGCACCTGGACAACTCCTCGTGCAACCTCGCCTCGCTCAACCTGCTGAAGTTCCTGCGGGACGACGGGCAGTTCGACGTGGAGAACTTCGCCAAGGCCGTCGAGCTGGTCATCACCGCGATGGACATCTCGATCTGCTTCGCCGACTTCCCGACCGAGGCGATCGGGGAGACGACCCGCGACTACCGCCAGCTCGGCATCGGCTACGCCAACCTCGGCGCGCTGCTGATGGCCACCGGCCACGGCTACGACTCCGACGGCGGCCGGGCGATGGCGGCGGCGATCTCCTCGCTGATGACCGGCACCGCCTACAAGCGCTCGGCCGAGCTGGCCGGCATCGTCGGCCCGTACGCCGGTTACGCCCGCAACTCCGTGCCGCACCAGCGGGTGATCCGCAAACACGCTGCGGCCAACGACGCCGTGCGCTCGGTCGGCGAGCTCGACCGCTCGGTCCTGTCCGCTGCCGGGCAGGCCTGGCAGCGCGCGCTGGAGGTCGGTGCCAAGCACGGCTACCGCAACGCCCAGGCGTCGGTCATCGCGCCCACCGGCACCATCGGCCTGGCGATGGACTGCGACACCACCGGGATCGAGCCCGACCTCGCG from Actinopolymorpha sp. NPDC004070 encodes the following:
- a CDS encoding vitamin B12-dependent ribonucleotide reductase, which encodes MTETVSGPSTRGGAKGRSAKGLKVNRIFTTPGTHPYDEVTWERRDVVQQNWKTGETVFEQRGVEYPDFWSVNASTIVTTKYFRGAVGTPEREWTLKQLIDRVVKTYRAAGEEHGYFATPADAEVFEHELVWMLLHQYFSFNSPVWFNVGTPSPQQVSACFILAVDDSMDSILNWYKEEGLIFKGGSGAGVNLSRIRASRELLSSGGTASGPVSFMRGADASAGTIKSGGATRRAAKMVILDVDHPDVEEFIETKAREEDKIRALRDAGFDMDLGGADIHSVQYQNANNSVRVSDEFMRAVEGGTSFGLRSRQTGEVLEDVDAKELFRRIAEAAWGCADPGLQYDDTINDWHTCPETGRITASNPCSEYMHLDNSSCNLASLNLLKFLRDDGQFDVENFAKAVELVITAMDISICFADFPTEAIGETTRDYRQLGIGYANLGALLMATGHGYDSDGGRAMAAAISSLMTGTAYKRSAELAGIVGPYAGYARNSVPHQRVIRKHAAANDAVRSVGELDRSVLSAAGQAWQRALEVGAKHGYRNAQASVIAPTGTIGLAMDCDTTGIEPDLALVKFKKLVGGGSMQIVNNTVPRALACLGYQQEQVEAIVEYIAEHGHVIDAPGLKPEHYEVFDCAMGARAIRPMGHVNMMAAVQPFVSGAISKTVNMPETASVEEVEEIYFQGWKLGLKALAIYRDNCKVGQPLSDARAKKAEAKEEEGTSPQVVVEYRPTRKRLPKSRPSRTTSFTVGGAEGYMTAGSYPDDGLGEVFLKLGKQGSTLAGVMDAFSIAISIALQYGVPLETFVQKFTNLRFEPAGMTDDPDVRMAQSMMDYIFRRLALDYLPFEKRSALGIYSADERQRQLETGSYEPAEVPTDTGDASSLRRVEEAEKAAVSEPAAKPAPVEAHTSTELLEAIQGTTADAPLCFTCGTKMRPAGSCFVCEGCGSTSGCS
- the nrdR gene encoding transcriptional regulator NrdR, coding for MHCPFCRHPDSRVVDSRTADDGAAIRRRRQCLDCERRFTTVEQVTLAVVKRSGVTEPFSREKVITGVRKACKGRPVTEDSLAQLAQRVEEAIRSTGSAEIPSHEVGLAILGPLRELDEVAYMRFASVYRSFDTLADFEAEIAVLRAEHDETVPEPRPGHQPTRP